The Pyxidicoccus xibeiensis genome includes a region encoding these proteins:
- a CDS encoding pirin family protein — protein sequence MSTTTQPLSTPAPSHTLPRPRTLESVHRGGPLHWVGDGFRVNTLVPSGHLTQERVSPFLLLDFHPRHEYPALAAGQRGVGWHPHRGFETVTLAFEGSVAHRDTAGHSGVIGPGDVQWMTAASGLLHEEYHEQGFSRRGGAFEMLQLWVNLPRARKMDAPGYQPITAEQIPVVPVEGGFNHSTVRIIAGTYGGTRGPARTFTPITLLDVRLGAGTDLEVPVPSHHNAMVLVATGRASVQDESVVSGELAVYANDGEHLTLHADEDTHVIVLAGEPIREPIVHLGPFVMNTQREILQAIHDFESGRFGTVPDEAPARS from the coding sequence ATGAGCACGACGACACAGCCCCTCTCCACCCCCGCTCCCTCCCACACGCTTCCCCGCCCTCGGACCCTCGAGAGCGTCCACCGCGGCGGTCCGCTTCACTGGGTCGGTGACGGCTTCCGGGTGAACACCCTCGTCCCCAGCGGGCACCTCACGCAGGAGCGCGTGAGCCCCTTCCTGCTGCTCGACTTCCATCCTCGCCACGAGTACCCGGCCCTGGCCGCCGGGCAGCGCGGCGTCGGCTGGCACCCGCATCGCGGCTTCGAGACCGTCACCCTCGCCTTCGAGGGCTCGGTCGCGCACCGCGACACCGCGGGCCACTCGGGCGTCATCGGTCCGGGTGACGTGCAGTGGATGACGGCGGCGTCCGGGCTCCTCCACGAGGAGTACCACGAGCAGGGTTTCTCCCGGCGCGGAGGCGCCTTCGAGATGCTCCAGCTCTGGGTGAACCTCCCCCGCGCGCGGAAGATGGACGCGCCCGGCTACCAGCCCATCACCGCGGAGCAGATTCCCGTCGTCCCCGTCGAAGGAGGTTTCAACCACAGCACGGTCCGCATCATCGCCGGCACGTACGGTGGCACTCGGGGTCCCGCGAGGACCTTCACGCCCATCACCCTGCTGGACGTGAGGCTCGGCGCGGGGACGGACCTCGAGGTGCCGGTGCCCTCGCACCACAACGCCATGGTGCTCGTCGCCACCGGCCGCGCATCGGTCCAGGACGAGAGCGTCGTCTCGGGGGAGCTCGCCGTCTATGCGAACGACGGGGAGCACCTGACCCTGCACGCCGACGAGGACACGCACGTCATCGTCCTCGCGGGCGAGCCCATCCGCGAGCCCATCGTCCACCTGGGCCCGTTCGTCATGAACACGCAGCGGGAAATCCTGCAGGCGATTCATGACTTCGAGTCGGGGCGCTTCGGCACCGTCCCGGACGAGGCTCCAGCTCGGAGCTGA